A segment of the Flavobacterium azooxidireducens genome:
TAATATTCATCTCTGTCAAAGTTTCTACGACAACGTTAAATGGATTTTCTTTATTATTTGGGTTTATATTAAAAATAATATCCACAGTAATTGAATCAGAATTATTTTGTATTAGTGTGATTACATCTTTAAATATTTTATGACAATGAAAACATGATGGACTTAGTAATAAACATATTTTTATTGGAGCATTCGAATTTCCCAAATTGATTTTCTTTAAACTATTAAATGCTTCTGCATTTAAAATTGGTTTCGTTAAAAAATTAAAGACACTATAGTTTCTTTTAATCTTTCTCAATTGATAAATTTCATTACTTTGTTTGTTTATTTTCTCTAAATTATCTTTAATTAAAAACCATAATAAACTAACCGCTAAAGTTGATAAGATATATACAATTAAACCTTGAAATGTCAAACTAGATATTGATGAATAAATTATAAAAAACATCCCTAAAGAAAGTAAACTAAAAGAAATCAATAAACAAAGTGTACACCATTTTTTTAATTTAATTTTCTGAATCCAAATTGTATAAAGGATTATTGGAAATGCAAACAAACTAATAAATCCAATCAAATTAGTTATCCCTGTTTCAAAAAATATACTAAGAAATCCTGCCCCAAAAAAGATTATTGGCAAGTCAATAAAACTCAACCATTTGTTTATCTTAGAATAAGATGAAGCAAATACTTTATTACACGAAACAGATGAATTAAAATTACAAAAGTTTGAAACTAATTTTTCATTAATACCAAAACTCTCATTAACAATCAATATACTAAGCAAAAAACCCATCACAACGACAGAAGTTATTAGCAAACTGTAAATATCAAGTTCTTTAAAAAATAATAGTAATAGAAATGGTATAAAAACGAGTAGTCCATTTTTTAGATAATTAAAAGTCTTATTATAATGTAAACCTTTCGATTCTTTCTCATTAGGTTCAATTCCAACAAACAATCCATCCCAATTTACTATAAAATCATCCTTTTTAAATTGAAACTCTTTTAAATTATCAGATTCAATTAAAACAAAATCGTTATGCTTTGAAACTAAAACAAACTCATTTCCAAAAAAGGTCATAAACTTTTGAGGCAATTCAACAAACTTATCTTTTGGAACATAAGCAGCAATATTCTCAATTCTCAGAGAATCAAAAGAATCTGTAATTGCATAAAGACTTGGGTAGTTGGGATGAGACAAATATAAATCTCTGAAATTATCTATTAAATCAGAATAATTATTAATATTCAAGTATTTTGAAACAACATTTAACATCTAATTCCCATTTTGGCTTAAACTTTAACAAAGCTACAAATTATCTTAAAAGTAAGAATAGCTTTGTTATTTCAAAAATAAATAAAAAATAATAGCATGCAAAAAAATAAAATGAAATTCCTATGATTTTTTTATGCACCTATTCCTGCATAATATTGCATAATGAGATAATAATATCTTTGTGAAAATAAGTTATATAATGGAACATCAAAAACTCATTCAAGCTCGAAAATCGAAAGGATTTACTCAAGAACAAATGGCTTCAAATATTGCTATGGAACAAACAACTTATTCAAGAAAGGAAAGAGGTAAATCGCCAATATCGGATGAAGAATGGCAACGATTTGCGAAAACACTCGATGTAACTGTTGAAGAAATAAAAGAGAGTCAACAACCAAATTTAAAAAATGAACATTGTACTTTTCAATACAATAGCATTGGAATACAATTTATTTCTATACCTCAAGAAGTTTTAGATACTATTTTGAAATATAATAAGAAACTCGAAGAAGAAAACGAAAAATTAAAAAATGAAATAAAAAAAGCAGGTCAATTTTAAATTAACCTGCTAACTTTATCTTCAATATTAATATTTAATTGCTTTTCACTTTCGCATTTTTGTTTGCCACAATATGCGATGTGTCATACCCTCCAAATTTTTTGATATAACTTTTGATAGAAGTTCCAAAACCGTCTGTAATACTTCGGTTTCCGTTGCTTTTTAAAAATTTCTTTACAGAACCTGCTCCGCCTAAGTGAGCAGCAGCTAGCAATCCGGATTCGGTAATTGTTACACCTTTAATAACTTTACCCTCATATTTTTCAATTTCATCACGAAGAATCCATTTGTTTATCGAAGCTAAGGCGTTGAATGCTTTTTCTTGTAGTTTTGGAGAATTCATAAATGTTAGACTATCACGAACACCAATAGTTCGCAATGTTCCCATACCAAATTGGTATTTTCCCATATATCCAAAGGAATTTACCAAATGATATTTTCCTTGTGATTCTTTAAAAGCTAAGGCCTGTTTAAAACCGGCATAGGTTTTTCCGGTTTGTGGGAATATTACGTTTGTATATTCCAATTCTTCTGCAGTGGGAACGGTGTAATGTAAAACCTCATCCGATTCATTTACATAAAACCAATTCAAATTCTCAAATTTATATGGTTTAAAACCTGTAGTAATTACGCCTACAATCAAGGCTATACAAGAATAAAAATACCATTTTTTCGACATATATGTTTATTTCTCAAGCTCTGTCACCATCTTGAATTTCACGGTGCAAATATACGTATTTTTATTAGAAAATTGACTATCAACAAGTTAAACTTTTCTAAAAGTAGAAAATGTGAAATTTAGACTTCCCTAAACTATTGATTTCAAACGTTGGAGCTGGAATTTTGATGGTATTAAAAAGTGAAAAAATGGTCTTTAAAAAATGTGAATTGGTGTCAATTTTAGATAAATCAACGTCAAAACTCAAGTAGAATTGACGAAATCTGTCGTCATTTAGAAACAAATTGTTTTTTTGAGAAGATAGCATGTCCTCTGCTCCGTACCCAACAGCTAAATTTAACCATTTTGGTATCTTTGATTTTTTCGCAAACGAATGAATATTCGCTGACAACCAATACGTTTGACCATTATAATCTTTCAGAATTTGTTCGCTGAAACTTTCACCCAATAATTCCGGTCGTTGAATTGCGTATTTGGTTGTATGAAAAGAGAATTTCGGAATAATCCGTTGCTCATCCCACACTAATTCTTGAGAAACATATAAAGCGGTTCCGGTAGCATTGGCAGCTACATCACCCCAAGAAAATCCCCATTCGGCGGAGTAACCATCAAAAACCTCAACGGCTGTCAGAAAAACAAAGCCATAACCGGCACCATAAATCAACTGATTTTTTTTGGAAACTCCGCTCCAAGCGAGCATTTCAGCACTCATTCGACCTAAATGATAGGAAGAATACACATGTCCGGCTTTGTCCATTTGAAGCCAATCAGCATTATCATTT
Coding sequences within it:
- a CDS encoding DUF2279 domain-containing protein translates to MKNSVFIVFIIFLLFSNSSVAQSGLNEFLEPSDTLNLKRRNLVIVSEAVLISAALIGLNQLWYADYEKSSFHFKNDNADWLQMDKAGHVYSSYHLGRMSAEMLAWSGVSKKNQLIYGAGYGFVFLTAVEVFDGYSAEWGFSWGDVAANATGTALYVSQELVWDEQRIIPKFSFHTTKYAIQRPELLGESFSEQILKDYNGQTYWLSANIHSFAKKSKIPKWLNLAVGYGAEDMLSSQKNNLFLNDDRFRQFYLSFDVDLSKIDTNSHFLKTIFSLFNTIKIPAPTFEINSLGKSKFHIFYF
- a CDS encoding peptidoglycan-binding protein LysM — protein: MSKKWYFYSCIALIVGVITTGFKPYKFENLNWFYVNESDEVLHYTVPTAEELEYTNVIFPQTGKTYAGFKQALAFKESQGKYHLVNSFGYMGKYQFGMGTLRTIGVRDSLTFMNSPKLQEKAFNALASINKWILRDEIEKYEGKVIKGVTITESGLLAAAHLGGAGSVKKFLKSNGNRSITDGFGTSIKSYIKKFGGYDTSHIVANKNAKVKSN
- a CDS encoding helix-turn-helix transcriptional regulator, which gives rise to MEHQKLIQARKSKGFTQEQMASNIAMEQTTYSRKERGKSPISDEEWQRFAKTLDVTVEEIKESQQPNLKNEHCTFQYNSIGIQFISIPQEVLDTILKYNKKLEEENEKLKNEIKKAGQF
- a CDS encoding vitamin K epoxide reductase family protein, whose protein sequence is MLNVVSKYLNINNYSDLIDNFRDLYLSHPNYPSLYAITDSFDSLRIENIAAYVPKDKFVELPQKFMTFFGNEFVLVSKHNDFVLIESDNLKEFQFKKDDFIVNWDGLFVGIEPNEKESKGLHYNKTFNYLKNGLLVFIPFLLLLFFKELDIYSLLITSVVVMGFLLSILIVNESFGINEKLVSNFCNFNSSVSCNKVFASSYSKINKWLSFIDLPIIFFGAGFLSIFFETGITNLIGFISLFAFPIILYTIWIQKIKLKKWCTLCLLISFSLLSLGMFFIIYSSISSLTFQGLIVYILSTLAVSLLWFLIKDNLEKINKQSNEIYQLRKIKRNYSVFNFLTKPILNAEAFNSLKKINLGNSNAPIKICLLLSPSCFHCHKIFKDVITLIQNNSDSITVDIIFNINPNNKENPFNVVVETLTEMNITKSDKLFEAISDWHIHNFELEKWKNKWKINNVSSETVNLMHEYYDWCLLNNFSYTPVIIINQKLFPKEYELQDLNYFITDLIEENNH